Within Halarchaeum grantii, the genomic segment ACCAGTAAACGCGTGGCGGTCTCAGAGGCGCGCGATCATCACGAAGGCGTCCTCGCCGTCCGAGTAATAGCGCGGGAGCGTGCGGAGGTACTCGAAGTCGAACGTCCGGTAGAGCGAGATGGCGGGCTCGTTCGAGCGCCGGACTTCGAGTTTCGCGCTCCGGACGCCCTGCGCGTTCAGCACACTGAGCGCGTGCGAGAGGAGCGAGCGCCCGATTCCCTGCCCGCGAGCGTCCGGGTGGACGGCGATGTCCTTCACGTGGCCGAGCGGGCGGCCGTGGTTCGGGATGGTGTCCGCGACGACGAAGCCCGCGACGCCAGCGCGCTCCTCCGCGACGAGGAAGCCCGGGTCGCCGAGGTGCTGCTCGAAGGCGGAGAAGGGCCACGGCTGCGCGAACGACTCCTTCTCGATGCGGAAGACGTCCAAGAGGTCGCCACGCCGCGCCTGTCGGATGCCGGCGTGTTCGACCCGGTCGGCAGCCGTCGTCACGAGTGCGCGTAGGGGGCCGGGGGGTATGTACGCTGTGGCCCGCGACCGGCGCGCGTCGCCGCGGCTGGCCGAGCGAGAAAAACGAAAGGAGAGTGGAGCGTTAGTCGTCGGCGGGCGTCGCGCCGGAGTCGCCCTCGCCGTACTGCTGCTTCGTGAGCGAGAGCTTGCCACCGGCCGCGAGGATACGACGCTCGCGCTCGGAGGCGTCGAGGTAGCCCGTGGCCTCCCAGTCGTCGTTCACGCGGACCGTGAACTCCTCCTGGCCGGACTTGACGGCCTCCTCGACGTCGTCGACGATCTCGATGTCGTCGCCCTGTTCGATCTTCGCGTAGGTCTCCTCGTCGATGGTGAGCGGGAGGAGGCCGAAGTTGAACAGGTTCGCCTTGTGAATGCGGGCGAAGGACTGCGCGAGGACGCCCTCGATGCCGAGGTACATCGGACAGAGGGCGGCGTGCTCACGCGAGGAGCCCTGACCGTAGTTCTCGCCGGCGACGAGGAAGCCCCCGTCGGACTGCTTCGCGCGCTCGGCGAACGTGTCGTCGACGCGCGAGAGCGTGAACTCGGAGAGCTTCGGGACGTTGGAGCGGAACTTCAGGATGTCCGACGTCGCCGGGATGATGTGATCGGTGGTGATGTTGTCCTCCATCTTCAGGAGGGCTTCACCTTCGAGGTGGGCGTCGAGCGGGTCCTTCAGCGGGACGTCGCCGATGTTCGGGCCCTTGATGAGGTCGTCGTCGATGGCTTCCTCGGGCGCGATGATGTCGGGGTCGTCCTGCCCCATGCCGGGGCTGTAGGAGTCGCCCATCGTGAGGCCGGGCGCCTCGAGGTCGCCGAGTTCGTCGGCGAGGTCGCGCGGGTCGACGATTTCGCCCTTGATCGCGGCAGCGGCCGCGACCTCCGGGGAGCAGAGGTAGACGGAGTCGTCCTCGATACCGGAGCGGCCCTCGAAGTTGCGGTTGAACGTCCGGAGGCTGACGGAGTCGGAGGCCGGCACGTGACCGATGCCGATACAGGCACCACAGGTCGCCTCGGAGAAGTTGACGCCGGCGGCCATCATCTCGGCCGTCCAGCCCTCGCGGGCGAGCATCTCGGAGGCCTGCTTGGAGCCGGGCGCGACGATCATCTCGGTGTGCTTGGCGACCTCGCGGTCCTCGACCATCTTCGCGGCCGGGAGGATGTCCTCGTAGGCGCCGTTCGTACAGGAGCCGACCATGACCTGCTCGACGTCCTCGCCCGCGACTTCGCGGACCGGGACGACGTTGTCGGGCATGGAGGGCGTCGCGATGAGCGGCTCGAGGTCGGAGAGGTCGATGGTGACCGTGTCCGCGTAGTCGGCGTCCTCGTCGGCCTGCAGCTCGACGTACTCGTCCTCGCGACCGATGCGGGAGAGCCAGTCCTTCGTCTTCTCGTCCGTCTCGAAGATGGAGGACGTGGCGCCGAGTTCGGTGCCGAGGTTCGTGATGGTGGTGCGCTCGGGGATGGTGAGGGATTCCGCGCCCTCGCCCGTGTACTCGAAGATCTTGCCGACGCCGCCCTTCACGGAGAGGCGACGGAGCATCTCGAGCGCGATGTCCTTCGCGGTGGCCCACTCGGGGAGCTCACCCTCGAGCTGGACGTTGACGATCTCCGGCACCTCGACGTAGTAGGGGCCGCCGCCCATCGCGACGGCGATGTCGAGGCCACCCGCGCCGATGGCGAGTTCACCGAGGCCGCCGGGCGTCGGCGTGTGGCTGTCGGACCCGAGGAGGGTCTTGCCGGGCGCGGCGAAGTTCTCCTTGTGGACCTGGTGGCAGATGCCGTTCCCGGGCCGGGAGAAGTACGCCCCGTACGTTCCCGCCGCGGAGCGGAGGAAGCGGTGGTCGTCCGTGTTCTTGAAGTCGAACTGATAGGTCTGGTGGTCGCAGTACTGCGCGGCGAGCTCTGTCTGCACTTCGTCGAGCTCGAGCGCCTCGAACTGCAGCCAGACCATCGTCCCCGTGGTGTCCTGCGTGAGGACCTGGTCGATCTCGATCCCGATTTCCTCGCCGGTTTCGAGTTCACCCTCAACGAGGTGGTCGTCGAGGATTTTCTCCGTCAGCGTTTGTCCCAT encodes:
- the rimI gene encoding ribosomal protein S18-alanine N-acetyltransferase; translated protein: MTTAADRVEHAGIRQARRGDLLDVFRIEKESFAQPWPFSAFEQHLGDPGFLVAEERAGVAGFVVADTIPNHGRPLGHVKDIAVHPDARGQGIGRSLLSHALSVLNAQGVRSAKLEVRRSNEPAISLYRTFDFEYLRTLPRYYSDGEDAFVMIARL
- a CDS encoding aconitate hydratase, with protein sequence MGQTLTEKILDDHLVEGELETGEEIGIEIDQVLTQDTTGTMVWLQFEALELDEVQTELAAQYCDHQTYQFDFKNTDDHRFLRSAAGTYGAYFSRPGNGICHQVHKENFAAPGKTLLGSDSHTPTPGGLGELAIGAGGLDIAVAMGGGPYYVEVPEIVNVQLEGELPEWATAKDIALEMLRRLSVKGGVGKIFEYTGEGAESLTIPERTTITNLGTELGATSSIFETDEKTKDWLSRIGREDEYVELQADEDADYADTVTIDLSDLEPLIATPSMPDNVVPVREVAGEDVEQVMVGSCTNGAYEDILPAAKMVEDREVAKHTEMIVAPGSKQASEMLAREGWTAEMMAAGVNFSEATCGACIGIGHVPASDSVSLRTFNRNFEGRSGIEDDSVYLCSPEVAAAAAIKGEIVDPRDLADELGDLEAPGLTMGDSYSPGMGQDDPDIIAPEEAIDDDLIKGPNIGDVPLKDPLDAHLEGEALLKMEDNITTDHIIPATSDILKFRSNVPKLSEFTLSRVDDTFAERAKQSDGGFLVAGENYGQGSSREHAALCPMYLGIEGVLAQSFARIHKANLFNFGLLPLTIDEETYAKIEQGDDIEIVDDVEEAVKSGQEEFTVRVNDDWEATGYLDASERERRILAAGGKLSLTKQQYGEGDSGATPADD